A single region of the Nomia melanderi isolate GNS246 chromosome 12, iyNomMela1, whole genome shotgun sequence genome encodes:
- the Asap gene encoding arfGAP domain of ASAP isoform X3, whose protein sequence is MLLPFAHTRKVKRSNKTLDFDRDGLTKLKKAIKAIHNSGNAHVDNEVYLGRALERLGDAALKEQEPDIGAAFLKFAVVTKELSALMKTLMQNINNIVMFPLDSVLKGDLRGVKGDLKRPFEKAWKDYEAKYAKIEKEKKQHAKEAGLIRTEVTPAEIADEMEKERRLFQLQMCEYLIKVNEIKTKKGIELLQHLVEYYHAQTNYFQDGLKTIEHFGSYVADLSVKLQKIRQTQDEERRRLTELRNLLRSSGCDKELNVNANAGYSLHQLQGDKQHGVTRSGHLLKKSEGKMRRVWQKRRCAVQAEGYLDICHADENKPPTRVNLLTCQIKLVPDDKRGFDLISYNRTYHFQAEDEADQRAWMSVLVNCKERALLRAFDASGKAEAGTGNPSLVELQQAVIRCVMRLPGNDQCCDCSSQNDATWLSTNFGIIVCIECSGIHRDLGVHISRIQSLTLDNVGTAQLLLARHMTNQAFNEVMEATLHHNHKPTPTSTMEERYDFIRAKYVDKRYVMNTCADERDLLSDLEHAVNNRDLQQLLQVYAENVDLAAPLPTSDVGETALHLAILREMGNSLHIVDFLVQNMSTGGIDRTTVDGETALHLCARHDRAEAMKLLLRAGADPTHRNKQEKTPLDIAQEMGHHTCKELLSHALQRQKTLFDNVNIDWNLSHDEGSTDFSDDETIIEDRNGCLTPEKKSRSRPPSYVGGGGSGGGTGSGDSPVTLRSRSSTCDSLQSGSSPSASTNRQQMPPPPPPQARKPVAVPAPMAPDISVNIHGSLKKRVAPPPPPPAGSTGGIPSPHYGTLPSSASLAASTHSRTTSEPILAGHSLHTLPHALNTLNSQHHKRSPSGDSSTGHGTDKVNSSTLQRPRNPPPPAPSGINSSRLSNGRSSESLSSMCSDHGLGNPIPPPRKRRDRSRLESYAEEPSSLLPNLNLPTSSTLSGLRRCRALYDCEADNEDELSFREGEVIIVTNEQTDDDNWMEGALERAPERRGMFPISFVHMFQD, encoded by the exons ATGCTGCTACCGTTCGCTCACACGCGAAAAGTAAAACGTTCGAACAAG ACGCTGGACTTCGACAGGGATGGCCTGACGAAGCTGAAGAAAGCGATCAAAGCTATTCACAACTCTGGAAACG CTCACGTCGACAACGAGGTGTACCTTGGAAGGGCGTTGGAAAGGCTCGGGGATGCAGCGCTGAAAGAACAGGAACCGGATATCGGCGCTGCTTTCTTAAAGTTTGCGGTCGTCACGAAAGAATTGAGTGCTTTAATGAAGACGCTG ATgcagaatattaataacatcGTGATGTTCCCCCTGGACTCGGTGCTGAAGGGGGACCTGAGAGGTGTGAAAGGTGACTTGAAGAGACCGTTCGAGAAGGCATGGAAGGACTACGAGGCGAAATACGCGAAAATCGAGAAGGAGAAGAAACAGCACGCGAAAGAGGCTGGCCTCATTCGGACGGAAGTGACGCCGGCCGAGATCGCCGACGAGATGGAGAAGGAGAGACGATTGTTTCAATTGCAAATGTGCGAG TATCTCATCAAGGTGAACGAAATCAAAACGAAGAAGGGGATCGAACTACTTCAGCATCTAGTCGAATATTACCACGCGCAAACCAA TTATTTTCAAGATGGCCTAAAGACTATCGAACACTTCGGTTCCTACGTGGCGGACCTGAGCGTGAAGTTACAAAAGATCAGACAGACGCAGGACGAAGAGAGAAGGCGGTTAACGGAATTGAGGAATCTCCTGAGGAGCTCCGGTTGCGACAAAGAA TTGAACGTGAACGCGAATGCAGGATATTCGCTTCATCAGCTGCAAGGGGACAAGCAACACGGTGTCACGCGGTCCGGACACCTTTTGAAGAAGAGCGAGGGAAAAATGAGGAGGGTGTGGCAGAAGAGGAGGTGCGCCGTGCAAGCGGAGGGTTACCTCGATATTTGCCACGCGGACGAAAATAAACCACCCACGCGGGTGAATTTATTAACCTGCCAAATCAAGCTAGTGCCGGATGACAAACGGGGATTCGATCTCATTAGCT ATAACAGAACGTATCATTTTCAAGCAGAGGACGAGGCAGATCAACGAGCATGGATGTCTGTCCTGGTCAACTGCAAGGAGCGTGCTTTACTTCGAGCATTCGATGCCAGTGGCAAAGCTGAGGCTGGTACTGGCAATCCAAGTTTAGTCGAACTACAACAAGCTGTAATCCGATGCGTTATGAGGTTACCAGGGAATGACCAGTGCTGTGATTGCTCTTCGCAAAATG ACGCAACATGGCTGTCCACGAATTTCGGAATAATCGTGTGTATAGAATGCAGTGGCATTCATCGGGACCTAGGAGTGCACATATCCAGAATACAATCCCTAACATTGGATAACGTGGGTACAGCTCAACTGCTTCTTGCACGGCATATGACTAACCAGGCATTCAATGAAGTCATGGAAGCTACGTTACATCATAATCATAAGCCGACTCCAACATCGACAAT GGAGGAAAGATATGATTTTATAAGAGCCAAATATGTAGACAAAAGATACGTGATGAATACCTGCGCAGATGAAAGAGATCTTCTCTCTGACCTAGAGCATGCTGTTAACAATCGTGACCTGCAACAACTTCTGCAAGTCTATGCTGAGAATGTAGATCTAGCAGCGCCATTGCCTACTTcg GATGTAGGCGAAACTGCTCTGCATTTAGCCATTTTACGTGAAATGGGAAATAGTTTACACATTGTTGATTTCCTAGTGCAAAATATGTCGACAGGTGGTATAGACAGAACCACCGTAGATGGAGAAACAGCGTTACATTTGTGCGCGAGACACGACAGAGCGGAAGCAATGAAGCTATTGCTACGCGCAGGTGCTGACCCAACGCATCGAAACAAACAAGAGAAAACACCATTGGATATAGCACAGGAAATGGGCCATCATACTTGCAAAGAACTG TTGAGTCACGCTCTACAGAGACAGAAAACATTATTCGACAACGTTAATATTGACTGGAATCTCTCGCACGATGAAGGTTCTACTGACTTCTCTGATGATGAGACGATAATAGAAGATAGG AATGGATGTTTAACACCCGAGAAGAAATCTCGTAGTAGACCGCCATCTTATGTAGGTGGTGGCGGCAGTGGTGGAGGTACCGGGTCAGGAGATTCACCAGTGACACTCCGTAGTCGAAGTAGCACTTGTGATAGCTTGCAAAGCGGTTCTTCGCCAAGTGCCTCGACGAATAGACAACAAATgcctccaccaccaccaccgcaaGCAAGGAAACCTGTTGCTG taccCGCACCTATGGCACCGGATATTTCAGTCAATATTCATGGGTCTCTGAAGAAACGTGTTGccccgccaccaccaccaccggctGGAAGTACAGGTGGTATACCCTCCCCTCATTATGGTACACTACCTTCGTCCGCGTCCTTAGCAGCGTCAACGCATAGCCGTACAACGAGTGAACCGATCTTAGCTGGGCATTCTTTACATACTCTACCACATGCGTTAAATACATTAAACAGTCAACACCATAAAAGATCGCCCAGTGGAGATTCTTCAACGGGACATG GTACGGACAAAGTAAACAGTTCAACCCTTCAACGGCCGAGAAATCCCCCTCCGCCAGCGCCCTCTGGCATCAATTCATCAAGATTGAGTAACGGCCGCAGTagcgagtcattgagttccatGTGTTCGGACCATGGTTTGGGTAATCCCATCCCCCCTCCACGTAAG CGAAGGGACCGGTCCAGACTAGAGAGCTACGCCGAGGAGCCTTCATCTTTGCTCCCAAATCTGAATCTG
- the Asap gene encoding arfGAP domain of ASAP isoform X4 produces MKTLMQNINNIVMFPLDSVLKGDLRGVKGDLKRPFEKAWKDYEAKYAKIEKEKKQHAKEAGLIRTEVTPAEIADEMEKERRLFQLQMCEYLIKVNEIKTKKGIELLQHLVEYYHAQTNYFQDGLKTIEHFGSYVADLSVKLQKIRQTQDEERRRLTELRNLLRSSGCDKELNVNANAGYSLHQLQGDKQHGVTRSGHLLKKSEGKMRRVWQKRRCAVQAEGYLDICHADENKPPTRVNLLTCQIKLVPDDKRGFDLISYNRTYHFQAEDEADQRAWMSVLVNCKERALLRAFDASGKAEAGTGNPSLVELQQAVIRCVMRLPGNDQCCDCSSQNDATWLSTNFGIIVCIECSGIHRDLGVHISRIQSLTLDNVGTAQLLLARHMTNQAFNEVMEATLHHNHKPTPTSTMEERYDFIRAKYVDKRYVMNTCADERDLLSDLEHAVNNRDLQQLLQVYAENVDLAAPLPTSDVGETALHLAILREMGNSLHIVDFLVQNMSTGGIDRTTVDGETALHLCARHDRAEAMKLLLRAGADPTHRNKQEKTPLDIAQEMGHHTCKELLSHALQRQKTLFDNVNIDWNLSHDEGSTDFSDDETIIEDRNGCLTPEKKSRSRPPSYVGGGGSGGGTGSGDSPVTLRSRSSTCDSLQSGSSPSASTNRQQMPPPPPPQARKPVAVPAPMAPDISVNIHGSLKKRVAPPPPPPAGSTGGIPSPHYGTLPSSASLAASTHSRTTSEPILAGHSLHTLPHALNTLNSQHHKRSPSGDSSTGHGTDKVNSSTLQRPRNPPPPAPSGINSSRLSNGRSSESLSSMCSDHGLGNPIPPPRKRRDRSRLESYAEEPSSLLPNLNLPTSSTLSGLRRCRALYDCEADNEDELSFREGEVIIVTNEQTDDDNWMEGALERAPERRGMFPISFVHMFQD; encoded by the exons ATGAAGACGCTG ATgcagaatattaataacatcGTGATGTTCCCCCTGGACTCGGTGCTGAAGGGGGACCTGAGAGGTGTGAAAGGTGACTTGAAGAGACCGTTCGAGAAGGCATGGAAGGACTACGAGGCGAAATACGCGAAAATCGAGAAGGAGAAGAAACAGCACGCGAAAGAGGCTGGCCTCATTCGGACGGAAGTGACGCCGGCCGAGATCGCCGACGAGATGGAGAAGGAGAGACGATTGTTTCAATTGCAAATGTGCGAG TATCTCATCAAGGTGAACGAAATCAAAACGAAGAAGGGGATCGAACTACTTCAGCATCTAGTCGAATATTACCACGCGCAAACCAA TTATTTTCAAGATGGCCTAAAGACTATCGAACACTTCGGTTCCTACGTGGCGGACCTGAGCGTGAAGTTACAAAAGATCAGACAGACGCAGGACGAAGAGAGAAGGCGGTTAACGGAATTGAGGAATCTCCTGAGGAGCTCCGGTTGCGACAAAGAA TTGAACGTGAACGCGAATGCAGGATATTCGCTTCATCAGCTGCAAGGGGACAAGCAACACGGTGTCACGCGGTCCGGACACCTTTTGAAGAAGAGCGAGGGAAAAATGAGGAGGGTGTGGCAGAAGAGGAGGTGCGCCGTGCAAGCGGAGGGTTACCTCGATATTTGCCACGCGGACGAAAATAAACCACCCACGCGGGTGAATTTATTAACCTGCCAAATCAAGCTAGTGCCGGATGACAAACGGGGATTCGATCTCATTAGCT ATAACAGAACGTATCATTTTCAAGCAGAGGACGAGGCAGATCAACGAGCATGGATGTCTGTCCTGGTCAACTGCAAGGAGCGTGCTTTACTTCGAGCATTCGATGCCAGTGGCAAAGCTGAGGCTGGTACTGGCAATCCAAGTTTAGTCGAACTACAACAAGCTGTAATCCGATGCGTTATGAGGTTACCAGGGAATGACCAGTGCTGTGATTGCTCTTCGCAAAATG ACGCAACATGGCTGTCCACGAATTTCGGAATAATCGTGTGTATAGAATGCAGTGGCATTCATCGGGACCTAGGAGTGCACATATCCAGAATACAATCCCTAACATTGGATAACGTGGGTACAGCTCAACTGCTTCTTGCACGGCATATGACTAACCAGGCATTCAATGAAGTCATGGAAGCTACGTTACATCATAATCATAAGCCGACTCCAACATCGACAAT GGAGGAAAGATATGATTTTATAAGAGCCAAATATGTAGACAAAAGATACGTGATGAATACCTGCGCAGATGAAAGAGATCTTCTCTCTGACCTAGAGCATGCTGTTAACAATCGTGACCTGCAACAACTTCTGCAAGTCTATGCTGAGAATGTAGATCTAGCAGCGCCATTGCCTACTTcg GATGTAGGCGAAACTGCTCTGCATTTAGCCATTTTACGTGAAATGGGAAATAGTTTACACATTGTTGATTTCCTAGTGCAAAATATGTCGACAGGTGGTATAGACAGAACCACCGTAGATGGAGAAACAGCGTTACATTTGTGCGCGAGACACGACAGAGCGGAAGCAATGAAGCTATTGCTACGCGCAGGTGCTGACCCAACGCATCGAAACAAACAAGAGAAAACACCATTGGATATAGCACAGGAAATGGGCCATCATACTTGCAAAGAACTG TTGAGTCACGCTCTACAGAGACAGAAAACATTATTCGACAACGTTAATATTGACTGGAATCTCTCGCACGATGAAGGTTCTACTGACTTCTCTGATGATGAGACGATAATAGAAGATAGG AATGGATGTTTAACACCCGAGAAGAAATCTCGTAGTAGACCGCCATCTTATGTAGGTGGTGGCGGCAGTGGTGGAGGTACCGGGTCAGGAGATTCACCAGTGACACTCCGTAGTCGAAGTAGCACTTGTGATAGCTTGCAAAGCGGTTCTTCGCCAAGTGCCTCGACGAATAGACAACAAATgcctccaccaccaccaccgcaaGCAAGGAAACCTGTTGCTG taccCGCACCTATGGCACCGGATATTTCAGTCAATATTCATGGGTCTCTGAAGAAACGTGTTGccccgccaccaccaccaccggctGGAAGTACAGGTGGTATACCCTCCCCTCATTATGGTACACTACCTTCGTCCGCGTCCTTAGCAGCGTCAACGCATAGCCGTACAACGAGTGAACCGATCTTAGCTGGGCATTCTTTACATACTCTACCACATGCGTTAAATACATTAAACAGTCAACACCATAAAAGATCGCCCAGTGGAGATTCTTCAACGGGACATG GTACGGACAAAGTAAACAGTTCAACCCTTCAACGGCCGAGAAATCCCCCTCCGCCAGCGCCCTCTGGCATCAATTCATCAAGATTGAGTAACGGCCGCAGTagcgagtcattgagttccatGTGTTCGGACCATGGTTTGGGTAATCCCATCCCCCCTCCACGTAAG CGAAGGGACCGGTCCAGACTAGAGAGCTACGCCGAGGAGCCTTCATCTTTGCTCCCAAATCTGAATCTG